The segment TGCATGCCAATGGCCATACCATGACCACGGCACGCGAAGATTTCGCCGCCGCCGTCGAGCGCATCGGCTGGCTTTACGAGCAACCGACAGGCTACCGCCGCCTGCCGGGTTGAGAGTCGGCCGGAACCAGCCTGAATCTAAATCGTTATTTCCTTGATTGAACACGGTCTTGTTCGAGAGGAGAAGCATCATGCCGATTACGGCTATGGAACAGGCAATCAGGGATATCCTCGGCGATAGCCATCTACGGCGCAGTCGCAAAATCGATCGGCTGCGTGAGCTGCAGAGCGAAGCCCGCGGCATTCAGCGTGCCGGCAGCGAAAGCATGATGAGCGCCGATGACGGCCTGCAGGACGACTTGCGCGTCATCGAGAAAGCGCTGCGGCAACTTGGCGGAGATATCGAAGAGAAAGGTGCGGCTACGCTGTAGCGGCCACCTTCTTTCCGAAGGAGAAGGTGTTAGCAAGTAGGCGGCTTCGGCCAGCTCGTCACGCCGCCGGTCCAGGTCTCGAAGGCCTTCGAGAGTTTCAGCACCAGCATATCGCCAAAGCGCGGGCCGATGATCTGCAGGCCGATCGGCATGCCGGAGCGGGAGAAGCCGCAATTGATCGACGAGGCCGGCTGCTCCGACATGTTCCAGGGAACGGTGAAGGCTATGTGCTCGAAGGGCAGGGCCGGGTCGTTGGTGGGCGAGGCCCATTCAGCCGGATAGGAGACGATCGGGTTGGTCGGCGATAGCACCGCATCGACTTCGGTAAACAGCCTTCCGCAGCTCTTGCGCATCTCGATGGTCTGGTTGAAGCCGCGTACCGCATCGACGCCGCTGATATCGGCGCCGCCTTTCGCCCATGCGTGGATATAGGGCAGGATGCTGTTGCGGCGTTCCTCGCTCAATCCCATGATATCGCCCCAGAAACGCGCCCGCCAGAAGACATCCAGCCCATCCAGCATCTGCCGGGTCAGCACCGGGGCGACGTCGATGACGACGGCGCCGGCTTCTTCGAAGCGCTTGGCGGCCGATATTACTGCATCGCGCACCTCGGCGTCGACGGGCAGGCCACAGCCGGCGTCGAGCATCAGGCCGATCTTCATGCCGCTGATGTCGATATCGAGATCCATCCAGTCAGTCGCGTTCGGCGGCAGGCTGGTCCCGTCGCGCCAATCGGGCCGAGACAACGTGGCCATGGAAAAGGCGGCATCCTCGACCGTGCGGGTCATCGGCCCGGCGCAGCGGCCGACATAATAGGGGTCGACGGGGATGCGGCCATGGCTCGGCTTGAAGCCGAAGATGCCGGTCCAGCCTGCGGGCAGGCGCACCGAGCCCCCGATATCCGTGCCGATGTGCAGCGGTCCATAGCCGGCAGCCGCCGCCGCAGAAGCACCGGCGCTGGAGCCGCCGGGATTCTGCGTCGGATTCCAGGGATTGCGGCTAAGTTTGTGGAAGCTGGAAAGGCCGGAGGAGAGCATGCCGTAGTCCGGGCAGGTGGTCTTGGCGAAGATCACCGCGCCATCCTCGCGTAAGCGGGCGGCGATCGGCGCATCCTCGGCAGCGGGAACGAGTTCGACGGCGGCCGTGCCGAGCGGTACCGGCTGTCCCTTGGTGGCGATCAGTTCCTTGAGCGTGACCGGAATTCCGTCCAGCGGCCCAAGCGGCGCCCCCTTTGCCCAGCGTTCGGTGGAGGCGGCCGCCTGCCTGCGCGCATCCTCGGGATCATAAGCATAGAGGGCAGATATCGCTGGCTCCCAAGCCTCGATATGCTCTTCCACCGCCTGCCAGTATTCGCTGGGAGACAGGCTCTTATCTGCGAATCTGCGCCTGAGTTCGCGGATGGAAAGATCGGTAGCTTCGGTCATGGTCTATACTCTTTGTGTTCAATCAGCGCACCGCCTCGCGGGGATCGAGGAGATCGCGCAGCCCGTCGCCGAGCAGGTTGAAGCCGAGGACGGAGAGCGCAATGGCAAGGCCCGGCAGCAGAGCCAGCCACGGCGCGACCTGGAAATAGGTCTGTGCCTCGGCAAGCATCCGTCCCCAGGTCGGCGCCGGCGGCGGTACGCTAAGGCCCAGGAAGGCAAGCCCGGCCTCGGTCAGGATCGCTAAGCCAAGCTGGATCGTCGCCTGGACGATGATGCCGCCCATGATGTTCGGCAGGACATGGCGCAGCGTTATGGTAAGCTGCGTATTGCCAATGGCGCGCGCCGCCAGCACATAGTCCCTGCTCCAGGCTTGCAGCGCCGAAGCGAGCGCGACGCGGGCAAACACGGGCACCATGAAAACCGCAATGGCGATAATGGCGGTTTCACGCCCGGTTCCGAGAAATGCGCCGAGGATCATGGCCGAGAGGATTGGCGGCAGTGCGAAGATCACATCGCAGGCCCGCATGACGAGCGCTTCGAGCAGGCCGCGTTCTGCGGCGGCAGAAACGCCGATGGTCGTCCCCAGCGTCCCACCGATCGCGACGGCCGAAACGGAGATCGACAGCGAATTCCAGCAGCCGGCCATCAACATCGACAGGACATCGTGGCCAAGCTGATCGGTGCCGAGAAGGCCGAAGCCGAAAGGCGGCTGCAGCTTGTGGGTGATCTGCATCTTCGCCGGCGGAACAGGCGTCCAAAACAGGGAGATGATAGCGACGCAGACGAGGGCGACTATGATCAGCGTGCCGACGATGAGGTTCGCACGTTGCCGCGCCCGAAAACGGGAGCGACGAGGCGGGACGGGCGCGATGGTTTCGACGATGTTCATCGTGTCCCTCCGGCGCGTAGTCGGGGATCGATGGCGAGATAGGAAAGATCCACCAGGAAGTTCACGACGATGACGAGCCCGGCAAAGAACAGCACGACATCCTGAAGCACGATGACATCACGCTGGTTGAGCGCCTGATAGGCGAGGCGGCCAAGGCCGGGCAGGGTGAAGACGTTTTCGATCAGCACAGCACCGGCGACCAGAAAGGTGAACTGCAGCCCGAGGATGGTGAGCACCGGCATCAGTGCATTCGGCACCACATGTCCCCAGAGCACTCCGCTACGCGACAGGCCCTTGGCAGTCGCCGTGCGGGCAAAATCCTCATGCAGTGTGTCGAGCACAGCCGAGCGGGTAACCCGGGTCAGCACCGCCGCCTGGGGCAGCGCCAGCGAGATAGCCGGCAGCACCAGCGATTTCAAGGCAGGCCAGACTCCGTTCCCCCAGCCCGGAAAGCCGCCAGCCGGCATCCAGCCGAGCGAGGTGGCAAACAGCAGGATCAGCAGCAGGCCGACCCAAAAGCCCGGCACGGCAATGCCCATCTGCGAAAACAGCGTGGCGACGATATCGAAGAAGCCGCCGCGTCTTGCGGCCGCCGCGACGCCAAGCGGCACGGCGATGAGCATGGAAAGGATGATGGCGAGGATGGCAAGCGGCAATGTTACGGCCAGCCGCTCGACGATGAGGCCGTCGACCGGCACGCCGTAAGTATAGGATTTCCCGAGATCGCCCGTCACTGCGCCGGCAAGCCATCGGCCGTAGCGAATGAACAAAGGTTGGTCGAGGCCCATATCATGCTGCAGCGCCGCAAGCGTCTCGGGGGAGGCCGAGGTGCCGAGCGTGATGGCGGCGGGATCGCCCGGCAGCAGGGCCATCACGGTGAAGACCAGCAACGAAACGGCGATCAGGGTCAGGATAAGACCTACGATCCGGCGGGTAAGGAGTACGATCATTGCATGTCCACCGCCGGATCAGGTCCGGCATCGAAACATTTCACGGTGGGCGAAGGGGCCGCCCTGCCGTGTGTGCGGAACTGAAAGAGATCAGTCTTCCCAGGAGACGTTGGTCAAGACATTCGAGGGGATCGGCTCGTTCTCCCAGAGCCCCTTCAACTTCTTGTCCCAGACCCCGAGTTTCGGCATGACGAAGAGGAAGAGCGCGGGGGCATCCTCGGCCAGGATCGCCTGCGCCTCGCCATAGAGCTTGTTCTGTGCCGCCGGATCGGCGGTTAGCTGAATCTTCTTCATCAACTCGTTGAAGACCGGGTTCTTATAATTGAAATAATAGGGTTCGCGCGAATAGATGTCGATGTCCAGCGGCTCTGCATGAGCGACGATGGTCATGTCGTAATCGCGGCCGGTGAAGACGTCCTGCACCCATTTTGCCGGAAATTCCGTCGGCTCGATGTTCATGGTGACGCCGATATCGGCAAACATCGCCTGCATCACCTGGGCGCTTCTAGGGGCATATGCCATCTGCGGCGTCTTGATGGTGAAGGTGAAGCCGTTAGGATAGCCCGCCTCGGCAAGCAGCGCCTTGGCCTTGGCTTGGTTGTAAGGCAGCGTTCCCGTCAGGTCTTGATATCCTGGGTCGTTCGGCGTGTAGTGACTGCCGATCGCCGTGCCGAAACCGGACCAGGCGCCGTCGATGATCGTCTTGCGATCGAGCGCCATCATCAGGGCCTGGCGCACGCGCTTGTCGTCGAAGGGTTTGCGTGTGTTGTTCATGCCGGCGACCACCTTGAGCTCGGTATTGCCGATCTTAGTCATCAGCCGCGCATTGCCGTCGAAAGAGCTCATCAGCTCGGGTGCCGCGAATTCCGGAAAGGCATCGAGATCGCCGGCCTTCAGCGCCGCTGCTTCCGCCTGCGGATCGGAGATGAAGCGGAAAGTCACCTTGTCGAGCTTCACGTCGACGGACTTGTTCCAGTAGTCTGGATTCTTCACAAGCTCTACATGGTCGCCTTTGGCCCAGGCCGAGAATTTGAATGGCCCGGTGCCGACAGGCGTCGTCTTGTCGTCTGCGGCAGATTTCGGACCGACCATGACCGAAGACGGCCAGCCGAGCCAATAGAGCAGGCTGCCGGTCGGAGAGGAGAGATGCAGCACCAGCGTTTCGGGGTCTGGCGTGTCGATCGAGGCGATGGTGGCGAAGAACCGCTTCTGCGGATTGACGGATTTGCCGTCGCGAGCGCGGTCGAGCGCGAATTTCGCGGCCGTCGCATCGAAGGGCTCCCCGTCATGGAATTTAACGCCGGTCTGCAGCTTGAATGTATAGGTGAGGCCGTCGGGCGAAATATCCCAGCTTTTCGCGAGCTGCGGCACGATCTTGCCGCTCTCGTCGATGGCGACCAGCCCCTCGAAGATGTTCTGCCAGGTCACCTGGCCGATCGCGACGGGCGCGGCGATCGTCGGGTCGAGGCCGGTGGGCTCTACGCTCATGCCGATATTCAGTGTCGTCTTGGCCGCTTCGGCCGGCGCCATGCCCAGCATCAGCAGCCCGGCCGACATTGCGGTGCCATAGGCCAGACAGCGAGCAAAATCGCTGAGCCTCGGACGTAAAATTTTGGTCATCTCAGTTCCCTTGCTGCGGCTCGTGACACCGGTTTCCCTCCGGCATAAGGCCAATTTTCAAAATACTATCATCTTGTCGGGTCGAAATAGATCAGTGCCCAGGTCCTGCATGGGCACATCTCCGGCTAGGCCTCGCAATCCGGAAAGCGGTCCCGCCAGGCCGGCAGCGCGCCTTCGACGGGCAGCGCCGTCGCCTCATAGACGCCCCGGGCAATGGCGCGCGCCATGACGATGGCGGCGAGATGGCAGAGTTCCATGAAGCTTTGCAGGTCGTCTCTCTGGTGTTTGCCCGTCGACGCGGCAAAAACCGTGTCGCCGTCGAGCGGCAGATGCGTGGGCAAGAGTGCGCGGGCAAATCCGTCATGGCCGCAGATCGACAACCGGTGCGCTTCCGCCTTGGTCAACGCCGCATCGGTGACGATGGCGCCGATCGTTGTTGCCGTCACATTCGCGCCCTTCAGCCGGAGGTGCGAGTCGATGGTTTCGGGCATGCCGAGGCCGCCGAATTCGTCGCCGATCTCGAAGGGTGCGGCCCAGAAATGCGGTCCTTCGCCAATGGTCGCCGAACCCAACGCATTGACGGCGACGATGGCCGCGATCCTGTGTCCCTGGCTGCTGGTGGCGCTGGCCGAGCCGAGGCCGCCCTTGACGGTCGCTGTCGTCGCACCCGTGCCGGCGCCGACGGTGCCGAGTGGAAAGGTGCCCTTGCCTGCGGCCTTGAAGGCGGCGTAACCCATGTCGCGATAGGGCGAATGCAGACCCCAATCCTTGTTGCCGCCGTTGATGAGATCGAAAAGGATCGCCTGCGGCACCAGCGGCACGCGCGCGGTGCCGACCTGCAGGCCGCGGCCGATATCGCGCAAGCCCGCCTGCACGCCACCCGCCGCATCGAGCCCGAAGGCCGAGCCCCCCGATAAAACCAGCCCGTCGACCACATTGACCGTCATCGCGGGATCGAGCAAGGCCGTGTCGCGTCCGCCCGGTGCGCCGCCGAGCACGGAGCAGGAGGCGACCGCCGGCTCATCGAAGATGATGGCGGTGACGCCGGAGCCAAGCGCAAGATCGGTGCAATGACCGACAGAGACGCCTTCGATATCGGCCATAAGATTGAGGAGATCAGCCAATGAAAAATCCTTCGCTTTTCGAAGCGCGAGGTCGTCATGGCGATAGGATCGCAAAGAGGGGAAAAAGACAAGATGGGGTTGCGGCGATTGGCTGTGTCAGAGGCCGACCCTCGTGCTTCGAGGTTGCGCCCCTTCGACAAGCTCAGGGCGCTCCGCACTTCAGCATGAGGGCGGGAGTGCGGCGAATCGATGAAAAGCCTATGCGCCGGCTTGGTGCGAGAGACCAGCCCTCATGGCGAGGAGGCCTATAAGGCCGTCCCGAACCACGAGGGCGGGTGATGTGATGATGTAAGGAAAACAACCAAACCGATCCATCAAACGTGGATCGGCTTGGCCTGTTGGCGGGTGAGGAGATCGCGGATGGCGAGCTTGACCTCGTCCGCGCTTCTGAAACGCTGCTCGTCCAGATCGTGGACGTGGTACTTCACTGCGATGAACTTCAGCCGGTCTTCATCCGGGATAACGATGCCGACGGGAACGCCAGCATATTCGATGACTTGTTTCTTCATAAAAAATACTCCCTCCGCGCCCAAGCGGCGCAGACATGGCGAATTGACTGTTTGAATCCGATAAGGGGACGAACGTCACATTCGACAGCACGGGCGGGAGAGTACGCCCGAGCGGTCATGGCCAAGCACGGACCGCCCAAGGATCGAAGCGATGACTATAGAATTCAGCATGTCACTTCCTTAGTTGGCGTTGTACTTGTGTGGGCTCCGACGACGGAACCCGTGAGCTGGCATGTTATTATCTACAAACTTAGTAGAGAATAACAATTTCATCTCCAGAAACATATTCCGAAAGATGTCAAAATGTCGGCGATCAGGAAAATAAAATTCCGTATTAGGCTAAGTTGCGAGAAAGACCACATCAACTTCTCGCGACCTCCCGTCCCGGAAGCGGCATTGCCGATCACCGTTCCACAAATAGGAATTGGAATGAGATTCGACAATGCCCCGAGAGGATTAAAATCGGTTCATCACGAAATCTTCTCAAGGATGAACGCCCGAGAAAATGGGCCTAAAAGCCGTCTTCCAACGCCTTTTCCAGGGCTTTGACGAAGAAATCTGCGCTTCTTGCGGAAAGACAAAGCGGCGGCTTTATCTTCAACACATTCAGGTGATCGCCGGTCGGCTGCATGATGACGCCGAGCTCCAGCAGCCGTTCGCAGATAGCGGCCGTTTCCTCCGTGGCGGGCGTCAGCGTCTCGTGGTCGCGAACGAATTCGACGCCGAGATAGAGACCCATGCCGTGCACGGCACCGATCAGCCGGAAATGGTCCATCAGCGAGATCAGCCCCGCCTTCAGGTGGTCGCCGATGATTCGGGCATTCTCCTGCAGGCCTTCGTCCTTCATGATGTCCAGCACGGTCAGGCCGATGACCGAACTCACCGGACTGCCGCCGGCCGACGAGAAGAAATAGCCCTCTTTCTCCAGGGATTCGGCAATCTCCCGCCTGGTGATGACGGCGCCGAGCGGATGGCCGTTGCCCATGCCCTTGGCGACGGTGATGATCTCGGGCACGACGTCCTGGCTCTCGAAGCCCCAGAAATGATGGCCGAGCCGCCCGTAACCCACCTGTACCTCGTCGGCAATGCAGAGGCCGCCCCGTTTCCGGACGGCGGCGTAGACATCGGCAAGATAGCCACGCGGCAGGGCGATGCCGCCGGCATTGCCATAGACTGCTTCTGCAATGAAACCCGCGACACCCTCGCCTTTCTCATCCATAGTCTCCAGCAGGGTCGTAACGCCGGCCACGTAGTCCGCAGCCGAATCCGGACCGCGGAAGGGGCCGCGATAGGTGTTGGGCGAAACGAGCGGATGCACCCAGTCCGGTCGCGTCGTCAACGCTTGCGGATTGTCGGCAATGGAGGTGGAGACGGCATCGCTCGCCACTGTCCAGCCGTGATAGGCCTCCAGCAGGCACAGCATGTTTTTCTTTCCCGTATGCGCCCAGGCAAGCCGGATGGCGAGATCATTAGCCTCGGAACCGCTGTTGACGAAGAAGACGCTATCGAGACCGTCCGGCGCCAAGGCCGCCAAACGCTCCGAAAATTCGGCAACGGCGGCATAATGGAAGCGGGAGTTGGTGTTGAGCCGTGACCATTGCTGCTCGATAGCCGCCGTCAGCCGTGGATGCGCGTGGCCGAGCATGGTCACGTTGTTGACCATATCGAGATAGGCGCGGCCTTCCGTGTCGAACACGAATTCATGCCAGCCGCGCTCGATCTGCGGCGGAACGTCGTAGTAATGCTTTTGCGGCTTGGCAAAATGCGCTTCGCGCTGGGTCAGAAGTGCGGCGCTGTCCAGCCGAGGCGCTTCGCAGGCCTGATTGAGAAGCAGGACGGGCGAGGGGCAGATGGCCGACCAGCCATCGGCCTGATGAGCGGTGGCAAAAAGCGGCGGCACCAGCCCAGGGACGCGGCAGAGCTGCACGCGCAGTCCGCCGACGGCCGAGCCTTCGCTGCCGATCGTGCCGATGATCGCCCCTTGCTCCGCCCCGGCGCCCTCTTCCAGCGCGCACTCGACGCCATCGAGATGCAGGCTGACGGCTTCGCCCACCAGAACGAGATGCTGGCCGTGCCATTGGATGCGCCCGGCAAAAGGGGCCGTGACCGTCGCGCCGGCGGGCAGGCAGATATCGCTATGCAACGCGAAATTCTGCGGCGGCGTCATGCTGAGAAGATCGGCATGCGACAGACGGAATTCGCCGTAGCGGGTCGCAGCCGAGCCGGAGGCGATCGCCGCCTTGGCGAGCAGCCGCCAGTCCATGTCGGGCTTCAGCCAGTTGCCGTCGACGAAATGCGGGCTGATCGCCGAGAGATCGACGGCGGCAATATGATCCGAAGCGATATCCGGTAGCAAGGCAGACCAGCCTTCGGTGGCGAGCGGAGCGATATCGATGCCTGCGGCCCGCAGGATCGCCGCTTCCATCACCTCCGGCTGCGCGCCGGTGGCAACGTCGAAAATCTCGCGCTCGAGTTCCAGATTGCCGCGCACATAATCATTGTCGGGGTCGATGGCGAGCTGCTGCTCGCCGCTGGCCGCAAGGATCACGGCGCGGGCGACGATCAGCGGCCACAGCGCCTTCAATTCGGCTTCCCTGAGCGGATAGATCGCGTGATAGGCCTTGATGGCAGGGAGAATGTAGAAAGGGTCGCCTTCGGCATGATGGAGCAGCGAGGCGCAGGTGACGGCGAGATCCCCCACCAGCCAGCCCTGGATGATGTCGCCGAAATCGATCACCCCATCCGGGATAGGTTGCCCATGCGCATCCGGTTGGCTGACGACATTGTCGCCGGTGACGTCGTGATGCACGGGCTGCACGCGAAGCGCGCTCGCAAGCGGTTGGATGCGCTTGACGGCCGCAACCATTGCCTTGGCGATGCGGTCGCGCGCTTCGTGATCGGTGATGGCCGACAGCAGCTGCACGGCAACCGGTCCCGCCCGACGCAGGTCCCATTGCAGGCTGCGATGGAGACCGGGATGTTCGAAATCCGCGAGATCACGGGCGAGCCGTCCCGAAAGGGCACCCAGCGCCGAGACGGAGGCAACGGGCAGATGCTTGCGCCGCGTCAACGACTGACCGGGGAGATAGCTGAGCAGCCGGACGAGATAATCCTGCTCGCGAATGGTGACGACGAGAATGTCGCGGCCGCTCAGCGAGGGCACGATATTGGGCACGCGCGGCGCATCGGGCTTGGCATGCAGATGGCGGATGGCGGCGTTCTGCGCCTCCAGTTCGACCGTGTCGTATTCCGTCCGGCAGATCTTCAGAACATAGCTGTTGTCACCCGCGTCGATGCGGTAGTTGCGGTCCTGCTGGCTGCCGAGTTCGGTGATCGCTCCGGCCAGGCCATAATGCGTCTGCAAGATCTCCGCCGCTGCCTCCGGCGTGGTCTCCGGTCTTGGCAGTTGCATACGATTGACAAGCGCGGCGTCGGTCATGGCACCCCCGGATGGTTCATCTGCGTCGACACTAAACCATTCCGCCCAAAAGAAAATCACCGAAAACGAATAGAGTGATCTAACGTTAAGACGGAAGATAGGCTCCCGATTACGCCTGCCTAGAGGCTCCAGCTTTTGAATCTGGAGCGGAACTCACTCAACCTCGATTGAATAGCTGCAGCCGGCAAGCGTCTTGCCGGGATGGTTGATATCGGTCGAGACGTCGAGGGCGATTCGCGTATGCAGCACCGTGTCGGAATTCTCCAACTGCTCCTTCTTGGAGAAGATCTCCCTTTCGGCAAGGAATTTGTCGAACCTGTCGACCGCGGCGGTGACATCCAGTTGCTTGGCAATAGGATGCGGATCGGCCTCATCGAGTAGGGCCAGGGGGCCGGAGGAGGCGAAGGCAATCCTGTCGGTTTGTCGCCCGAAAACGGTGATCGGCTTCGCCAGCTTGAATTCCCGTAGTAGGAGGCTATTCGAAGGTTGCTCGGTAATCCCGAACCGTCTCATCGCCTCATTGCTCTCCGGTCCGGTCAGCCACATGGCAAAGCCATTGTAGCTTGGCACGTCGTATGTCGTGCATTCGATCAGCTTGGCGAGATCGATCTTCGTAGGGTCTTCTTCCGAGGTCATCGCGGCAGTCGACACCTGTGTGCTCACAAGGATAGCAAGGGCCGAAAGCGACAGGATTCTATCCAGATATGATCGCATTTTCCTCCTCCGCAACCTCCAAGCGACTCTATATCGGCCGCATTAAATCGCAATTTGGCGGGAAAAGGAAATAGTGCCCTTCGGATCAATCGCGCGTTTTCGAATGCGTGTCACTGGCCGTTTGAAACGGCGCATCCGAATACCCGCTTGCAAGTGGAATGACCTGCAAGCGGATAAGAGGCTCTATGTTCAAAAGACCGAGGCGGCCTGTGCGCCTTCAACGAACGCGCGGCGCTCCAAGCGTTTTCGCCGGGCGCCGCGGGCGTTTCACCCCATGCGTTCCGAGGCATAGCTCCCCGGGCTTGCCGGGAAGACGATGGTGCGGTTGCCGTTGAGGAAGGTGCGGTAGTGGATATGGGCATGGATGGCCCGCGCCAGCACCTGGCTTTCGACATCGCGGCCGATCGAGACATAGTCTTCCGCCGATTGCGCATGCGTGATGCGGGCCGTGTCCTGCTCGATGATCGGACCTTCGTCGAGATCGCCGGTGACGTAATGGGCCGTCGCGCCGATCAGCTTGACGCCGCGCTCATAGGCCTGCTTGTAGGGATTGGCGCCCTTGAAGCTCGGCAGGAAGGAATGGTGGATGTTGATGATCTTGCCCGACATCTTCTTGCACAGCGCATCCGACAGCACCTGCATGTAGCGGGCCAGCACGATCAGCTCCGTGCCGGTCTGCTCGACGAGATCCAAAAGCTGGGCTTCGGCCTGCGGCTTGTTGTCCTTCGTCACCTTGATGTGGTGGAAGGGGATGTCGTGATTGACGACCACCTTCTGGTAATCGAAATGGTTGGAGACGACGCCGACGATGTCGATCGGCAGCGCGCCGATCTTCCAGCGATAGAGCAGGTCGTTGAGGCAATGGCCGAAGCGCGACACCATCAACAGCACCTTCATGCGCTTCTGCGCGTCATAGATCTCGGCATCCATCTCGAATTTTTCGGCGACCGGCTTGAAGCCTTCGACCAGCTTCTGCTGGTTGACGCCTTCCTCGGAGATGAAGGAGACGCGCATGAAGAACTTGCCGGTATCGAGATCGTCGAACTGGCTGGAATCGACGATGTTGCAGCCTTGGTCGGCCAGATAATTCGCTATCGCCGCAACGATCCCACGCGTCGATTTGCAGGATACCCGTAGAACATAGCTCTTCATGTCTCTTCCCTCGTAAGGCGGCTCATCGTTTGCCGCTCGCTTATAGCAATCGAAAGGCACGGGAAAGCCTCCCGCCCATTCCTCGAGACAGAGCTTAAGATAGGTGGCGGAAAAAGCCGTTCCCATTGCGCCTTCCGACAGCGCATCCCCGCCTCAGCCGCTGGTCGCCAGCACAAGCTTTTGCGGCCGCTTCGCCTGTGTGCCCTCGTTGAATTTCAGGAAACCGACGAGAAGCCAGACAAGCCCTGCCGTCTTCATGGAGAAAATGGCCGTGGAGCCGATCATCAGGTTAAGGAACAGGAAAAGGGAAAGCGCGTGGCCGAGGCGCCGCTGATTGACCGTCTCGCCGCCCGGATAGAGTGAAGCGTAAAGCCAGAACAGGATCAGCCCGAAGATGGTGGCGCCGTAGATGATGTACACATAGCCACTGTCGTAGAATATGCCGACCTGATCGAGCTGCAGGCCGATCGTGCTCTGCAGGTCCATGCCGAGGAAGGCCTTTACCGTTCCATTGATGCGCCCGACGAAATTATCACCGGTCACGGTCGGTTTCAGGGCATGGATGACGAAGCCGACCACGATGATTCCAGGCATCGTCAGTAGGTCGAGCATCTTGGGAAACCAGGGATAGATGAAATAGCCGGCGACGCAGATGAGGCTGAAGATCAGCATCGTGCGCGTATCGTTCGTCAGCAGGATCAGCACGACGGTCGAGAAGAACAGCAGCCTGTCAAGCAATCGCAGCCGGTTGGAAAAGCTGATCAAATACAGCACCATCACGCCGCAGAAGTTCGCAAGCGAGACC is part of the Rhizobium sp. CB3090 genome and harbors:
- a CDS encoding aminotransferase; the protein is MTDAALVNRMQLPRPETTPEAAAEILQTHYGLAGAITELGSQQDRNYRIDAGDNSYVLKICRTEYDTVELEAQNAAIRHLHAKPDAPRVPNIVPSLSGRDILVVTIREQDYLVRLLSYLPGQSLTRRKHLPVASVSALGALSGRLARDLADFEHPGLHRSLQWDLRRAGPVAVQLLSAITDHEARDRIAKAMVAAVKRIQPLASALRVQPVHHDVTGDNVVSQPDAHGQPIPDGVIDFGDIIQGWLVGDLAVTCASLLHHAEGDPFYILPAIKAYHAIYPLREAELKALWPLIVARAVILAASGEQQLAIDPDNDYVRGNLELEREIFDVATGAQPEVMEAAILRAAGIDIAPLATEGWSALLPDIASDHIAAVDLSAISPHFVDGNWLKPDMDWRLLAKAAIASGSAATRYGEFRLSHADLLSMTPPQNFALHSDICLPAGATVTAPFAGRIQWHGQHLVLVGEAVSLHLDGVECALEEGAGAEQGAIIGTIGSEGSAVGGLRVQLCRVPGLVPPLFATAHQADGWSAICPSPVLLLNQACEAPRLDSAALLTQREAHFAKPQKHYYDVPPQIERGWHEFVFDTEGRAYLDMVNNVTMLGHAHPRLTAAIEQQWSRLNTNSRFHYAAVAEFSERLAALAPDGLDSVFFVNSGSEANDLAIRLAWAHTGKKNMLCLLEAYHGWTVASDAVSTSIADNPQALTTRPDWVHPLVSPNTYRGPFRGPDSAADYVAGVTTLLETMDEKGEGVAGFIAEAVYGNAGGIALPRGYLADVYAAVRKRGGLCIADEVQVGYGRLGHHFWGFESQDVVPEIITVAKGMGNGHPLGAVITRREIAESLEKEGYFFSSAGGSPVSSVIGLTVLDIMKDEGLQENARIIGDHLKAGLISLMDHFRLIGAVHGMGLYLGVEFVRDHETLTPATEETAAICERLLELGVIMQPTGDHLNVLKIKPPLCLSARSADFFVKALEKALEDGF
- the purU gene encoding formyltetrahydrofolate deformylase; the protein is MKSYVLRVSCKSTRGIVAAIANYLADQGCNIVDSSQFDDLDTGKFFMRVSFISEEGVNQQKLVEGFKPVAEKFEMDAEIYDAQKRMKVLLMVSRFGHCLNDLLYRWKIGALPIDIVGVVSNHFDYQKVVVNHDIPFHHIKVTKDNKPQAEAQLLDLVEQTGTELIVLARYMQVLSDALCKKMSGKIINIHHSFLPSFKGANPYKQAYERGVKLIGATAHYVTGDLDEGPIIEQDTARITHAQSAEDYVSIGRDVESQVLARAIHAHIHYRTFLNGNRTIVFPASPGSYASERMG